In Vicinamibacterales bacterium, the following are encoded in one genomic region:
- a CDS encoding trypsin-like peptidase domain-containing protein, with protein sequence MKHTLLACLLFVSGVVAGLVLSGQLQVTEESSARPAPEVVQSRATAVPTVTLPDFSDVAAARVPSVINISSQTVERQSTSPFFNDPFFNYFFGNEPNLFGQQQRTSLGSGVIVSTDGYILTNNHVVGSADAEVTVTLPDNRELPAIVVGVDQWTDIALLKIEADGLPVPPWGDSSTIRVAEWVLAIGNPFQLDQTVTLGIISAVRRANLGITTYEDFIQTDAAINEGNSGGALINGRGELIGINTAIFTQSGGDQGVGFAVPSNLARRVMDDLVTYGEVQRGSIGYIELAPLTNRQAEQLGMPDDRGALVSRMRRDTPAYDAGIRPGDVIVAFNDEPVDDASHLLRLLADAPIGEAVVLTGSREGREVIFDVEIGRAGSRR encoded by the coding sequence ATGAAACACACTCTGCTTGCTTGCCTACTCTTTGTGTCTGGCGTTGTCGCAGGCCTAGTGCTCTCCGGTCAGCTTCAGGTCACCGAAGAATCCTCGGCTCGTCCAGCGCCGGAAGTAGTGCAATCTAGGGCTACAGCAGTCCCTACCGTGACCTTGCCAGATTTCAGCGACGTCGCAGCAGCCCGGGTACCTAGTGTAATCAACATTTCGTCACAAACCGTTGAGCGGCAGTCGACGTCGCCATTTTTCAACGACCCCTTCTTTAACTATTTTTTTGGTAACGAGCCAAACCTGTTCGGTCAGCAGCAACGCACGAGCCTCGGTTCGGGGGTCATCGTATCAACGGATGGTTATATCCTCACAAACAACCATGTAGTAGGAAGTGCCGATGCCGAAGTCACAGTGACTCTGCCTGATAATCGGGAATTACCAGCAATCGTCGTCGGCGTGGACCAGTGGACCGACATCGCCCTACTGAAAATCGAAGCCGACGGGCTTCCGGTTCCACCCTGGGGTGACTCGTCTACGATCCGCGTAGCAGAATGGGTACTCGCCATCGGTAATCCATTTCAACTAGACCAGACCGTTACCCTTGGAATCATCAGCGCCGTCCGGCGCGCAAATCTAGGCATCACGACTTACGAAGACTTCATTCAGACAGATGCCGCCATCAATGAAGGGAACTCTGGCGGCGCCTTGATCAACGGACGCGGTGAACTCATCGGGATTAATACAGCAATCTTCACACAAAGCGGAGGCGACCAAGGGGTGGGCTTCGCGGTGCCGAGCAACTTAGCCCGGCGTGTCATGGACGATCTCGTTACGTACGGAGAGGTACAAAGGGGTTCCATCGGCTACATTGAGCTTGCACCACTGACTAATCGGCAAGCCGAACAACTCGGCATGCCTGATGACCGCGGCGCACTGGTCTCGCGCATGCGGCGTGACACTCCCGCTTACGATGCCGGTATCCGCCCCGGTGACGTTATAGTCGCTTTCAATGACGAACCGGTAGACGACGCATCTCACCTACTGCGGTTGCTTGCGGACGCACCAATCGGTGAAGCCGTCGTGCTAACGGGTTCTCGGGAAGGACGGGAAGTCATTTTCGATGTGGAAATCGGTCGGGCAGGAAGCCGCCGCTAG